One genomic window of Cygnus olor isolate bCygOlo1 chromosome 3, bCygOlo1.pri.v2, whole genome shotgun sequence includes the following:
- the KCNF1 gene encoding potassium voltage-gated channel subfamily F member 1, whose translation MAGDSRFPDVDTDVSERNEETEIVVNVGGVRQVFYGDNLNQYPETRLAELINCLSGGYDSIFSLCDDYDPGKREFYFDRDPDAFKCIIDVYYFGEIHMKKGICPICFKNEMEFWKVDLKFLDDCCKTHLSEKKEELEEIARRVQLILDDLGVDASESRWKRCQKYIWKFLEKPESSYPARVIAVLSFLFILISSVVMCVGTIPDMQVTDAEGNRVEHPTLDSIETACIGWFTMEYVLRLISSPNKLHFALSFMNIVDVLAILPFYVSLTLTHLGAKLMELSNVQQAVQALRIMRIARIFKLARHSSGLQTLTYALKRSFKELGLLLMYLAVGIFVFSALGYTMEQSHPETLFKSIPQSFWWAIITMTTVGYGDIYPKTTLGKLNAAISFLCGVIAIALPIHPIINNFVRYYNKQRVLETAAKHELELMELNSAEGKAASSKSEFEGLVREDKEGPFYSSRLKVSHSDTFIHLLSEEKHYRTRLQSCK comes from the coding sequence ATGGCAGGTGACTCTCGGTTTCCAGATGTGGACACTGATGTCTCAGAAAGGAATGAAGAGACGGAGATTGTAGTCAATGTCGGTGGGGTGAGGCAGGTGTTTTACGGAGATAACCTGAATCAGTACCCAGAAACGCGGCTGGCAGAGCTGATCAACTGCTTATCAGGGGGATACGATAGCATATTCTCCCTCTGCGATGACTATGATCCCGGAAAGAGGGAGTTTTACTTTGACAGAGATCCAGATGCTTTCAAATGCATTATCGACGTGTACTACTTTGGGGAAATTCACATGAAGAAAGGAATATGCCCCATCTGCTTCAAGAACGAGATGGAATTTTGGAAAGTGGATCTTAAATTTTTGGATGACTGCTGCAAAACCCATCTGagtgaaaaaaaggaggaacTGGAGGAAATAGCCCGAAGAGTGCAACTGATTCTGGATGACTTGGGAGTAGATGCCTCCGAAAGTCGCTGGAAAAGATGTCAAAAATACATCTGGAAATTCTTGGAGAAGCCAGAATCGTCCTACCCGGCTCGAGTGATTGCCGTTCTGtcctttctgtttattttgatcTCCTCTGTTGTGATGTGTGTGGGGACCATCCCAGACATGCAGGTCACAGATGCAGAGGGGAATCGTGTGGAGCACCCGACCCTGGACAGCATAGAGACAGCCTGTATAGGCTGGTTTACCATGGAGTACGTGCTGAGGCTCATCTCCTCGCCAAATAAACTCCATTTCGCTCTGTCTTTCATGAACATAGTCGATGTGCTGGCAATACTCCCTTTCTATGTCAGCCTCACCTTGACCCACCTGGGAGCCAAGCTGATGGAGCTGAGCAACGTCCAGCAGGCTGTCCAGGCGCTGCGCATCATGAGGATTGCGAGGATTTTCAAGCTTGCACGGCATTCCTCGGGGCTCCAGACTCTGACCTATGCTCTGAAACGCAGCTTTAAGGAGCTAGGACTGCTCCTCATGTACCTAGCTGTTGGgatctttgtcttttctgccCTGGGTTATACCATGGAGCAAAGTCACCCTGAAACCTTATTTAAAAGCATCCCTCAGTCATTTTGGTGGGCAATCATTACCATGACCACAGTTGGGTATGGAGACATATACCCTAAAACAACACTAGGGAAACTGAATGCTGCCATCAGTTTTCTTTGTGGGGTGATAGCCATTGCCCTTCCCATCCACCCCATCATTAACAACTTTGTCAGGTATTACAACAAACAGAGGGTTTTAGAAACAGCTGCCAAGCACGAATTGGAGCTGATGGAGCTAAACTCAGCCGAGGGGAAAGCTGCAAGCTCCAAAAGCGAATTTGAAGGTCTTGTGAGGGAGGACAAGGAGGGTCCTTTTTATAGCAGCAGGCTAAAAGTCTCCCACAGCGACACCTTTATTCATCTCCTGTCAGAAGAGAAACACTACAGGACCAGGCTTCAAAGCTGCAAATAA